The Methylococcus sp. Mc7 genomic sequence TGGAAGTGACCTTCGAGGACGCGGACGAGCACGATTTGTGGGCCCGCTTGGAGGACTGAAACCTTGAGCGCGACCCCGCCCCCGGCGGGGCCGCGAGCCTTGCGAAATCAGTGGTGGTGACCGCCGGGACCGTGGACGTGGCCGTGTTCGAGCTCTTCGGAGGTTGCATCGCGGATGTCGGCGACTTCGACATTGAAATGCAGGGTCATGCCGGCCATGGGATGGTTGCCGTCCAGCACCACCTCGTCTTCCAGCACTTCCAGCACGGTCACGATCTGCATGCCTTCGTTGGATTCGGCGTGGAACTGCATGCCGGGCAGGATTTCGTCGACGCCCTCGAAGGCATCCCGCGGCACCGCCTGGACCAGGTTTTCGTCGTGCAGGCCATAGGCCTCCTCGGGGGGGATGGTGACCTTGAAGCTGTCGCCGACGATCCGGCCGGTCAGCGCCTCTTCGAGACCGGAAATGATGTTGCCCAAGCCATGGATGTAGGCCAGCGGCTCGTCCGTGCTGGAGCTGTCGAGGACGTCTCCCTCGTCGTTGGTTAGGATATAGTGGATGAGAACAACCTTGTGGGGGGAGATTTGCATGGGAATACCTGCTGAGATTGGAACCGTCATCATAGTCTTTTTCCCCGGTTGCAGACAGGTTTTCGATGTCGCAGCAGACGATCATGGCAACCAACCGTCTTGGATCATTAAACCGACTGCTCGCCATGATCGGTTCCCTCACCCCGCCCCTCTCCCAAAGGGTGAGCAAGGTTGCAGCGACTT encodes the following:
- a CDS encoding peptidylprolyl isomerase → MQISPHKVVLIHYILTNDEGDVLDSSSTDEPLAYIHGLGNIISGLEEALTGRIVGDSFKVTIPPEEAYGLHDENLVQAVPRDAFEGVDEILPGMQFHAESNEGMQIVTVLEVLEDEVVLDGNHPMAGMTLHFNVEVADIRDATSEELEHGHVHGPGGHHH